A window of the Leucothrix mucor DSM 2157 genome harbors these coding sequences:
- a CDS encoding anthranilate phosphoribosyltransferase — translation MNDFNPQLHLRQCIQKVATGPDYSKDLSFEDARDAMRAILLPETDPVQTSIFFIALRMKRETDEENRGILQALIEGSQHATAEVDELVDLSDPYDGYARGVPASPFLPAVLAALGVNAVSHGLEVVGPKFGATHHRVLRAAGLDVNLSVEAAAKQITDIGWAYVDQQQFAPALHALMPLRKRMVKRQVLNTVESLLGPIRARHKTHFMSGYVHKAYPPIYAALARQAGFDSAMFMRGVEGGTIPSLQQTGRLFSYHGEGELEQRDLSPDEVSTQATSRAVPLPADLPEPPVEEGVMLSVDGNALAAASANQGLAALGGEQGMMYDSLVYAGAIALTHLQRFKTMSEAAEAVRGVLDSGAALERFKAAAKA, via the coding sequence ATGAATGACTTTAATCCTCAGCTGCACCTGCGCCAATGTATTCAGAAAGTAGCGACGGGTCCGGACTACAGTAAAGACTTATCGTTTGAAGACGCTCGCGATGCGATGCGCGCCATACTGTTACCTGAAACCGACCCGGTACAAACATCCATATTCTTTATCGCCTTGCGTATGAAGCGTGAAACTGATGAAGAGAACCGTGGAATATTGCAGGCCTTAATTGAAGGTTCGCAGCATGCGACGGCTGAGGTGGATGAGTTGGTTGATCTTTCCGATCCTTATGATGGCTATGCACGGGGCGTGCCTGCCTCGCCATTTTTACCGGCTGTGTTAGCTGCTTTAGGCGTTAATGCGGTATCGCATGGATTGGAAGTGGTAGGCCCTAAGTTTGGTGCGACTCATCATCGGGTACTACGTGCGGCAGGTCTGGATGTGAATTTAAGTGTTGAAGCGGCCGCTAAGCAAATCACTGATATCGGCTGGGCCTATGTTGACCAGCAGCAGTTCGCGCCAGCACTTCATGCGCTGATGCCATTACGTAAGCGCATGGTGAAGCGTCAGGTACTCAATACCGTAGAGTCTCTGTTAGGGCCAATCCGCGCGCGTCACAAGACGCATTTTATGAGTGGTTATGTGCATAAAGCCTATCCGCCAATCTATGCGGCTTTGGCGCGTCAGGCAGGATTTGACTCGGCAATGTTTATGCGTGGTGTGGAGGGTGGCACGATTCCATCACTGCAACAGACTGGGCGGCTATTCTCTTATCATGGAGAGGGTGAATTAGAGCAGCGGGATTTATCACCTGATGAGGTATCAACTCAGGCGACTTCGCGAGCCGTGCCACTGCCTGCGGATCTACCGGAGCCTCCGGTTGAAGAGGGGGTTATGTTATCGGTTGATGGCAATGCGCTAGCAGCAGCCTCAGCAAACCAAGGGCTGGCGGCTTTGGGTGGAGAGCAGGGGATGATGTATGATTCGCTGGTTTATGCTGGGGCAATAGCGCTGACGCATTTACAGCGTTTTAAGACAATGTCTGAGGCCGCAGAGGCGGTGCGTGGCGTGTTGGATAGTGGTGCGGCGTTAGAGCGATTTAAGGCGGC